One region of Henckelia pumila isolate YLH828 unplaced genomic scaffold, ASM3356847v2 CTG_664:::fragment_1, whole genome shotgun sequence genomic DNA includes:
- the LOC140873574 gene encoding putative pentatricopeptide repeat-containing protein At1g68930: MSSISNYYCALLKQCCEIHSVKQAKGLHGQMIKSLINPETFLLNNLINSYYKLKEIKYARHVFDKISSPNLFSWNTILSAYSKSGDIRKMEEIFGLIPRKDGVSWNLIISGYIKFGLTEKALETYKLMLRYGSECLNRITFSTIIVMLSNKGWFCLGGVVHGQVVKCGFDSYVFVGSPLVDMYAKCGLICEAKRVFDELQERNVVLCNTMLMGFLRCGLLEESEVLFRGMPEKDSISWTTMITGLTQNGMDGEAMYLFREMRLKGLDMDQFTFGSILTACGGLSALREGKQIHAYVSRTDHLDNVFVSSALLDMYSKCRNIKYAELLFGKMGSKNVVSWTAMLVGYGQNGCSEDAVRIFCEMKRNNIEPDDFTLGSVISSCASLASLEEGAQFHVQALVSGLVSFTTVSNALVTLYGKCGNIEESQQLFDEMKCRDEVSWTALVTGYAQFGKAIETIDLFENMLAHGLQPDGVSFIGVLSACARAGSVEKGLQYFSLMTEKYGIRPFLDHYTCIIDLYSRAGRLDEAKNFILQMPCSPDAIGWSTLLSSCRNRGNLELGKWAAESLLKLEPQNPAGYVLLASIYAARGKWDEVAQIRKGMRDKGVRKEPGCSWIKYNNKVHIFSADDKSSPFSDQIYEKLKYLNDRMTEEGYVPDMRSILHHVEESEKLKMLNHHSEKLAIAFGLIFIPPGLPVKVVKNLRVCNDCHNAN; the protein is encoded by the coding sequence ATGTCCAGCATCTCCAATTACTACTGTGCACTACTGAAGCAATGCTGCGAAATTCACAGTGTGAAACAAGCGAAAGGACTCCATGGTCAAATGATCAAGTCTCTGATAAACCCAGAAACCTTCTTGCTGAACAACCTCATCAATTCTTATTATAAGCTCAAAGAGATCAAGTATGCCCGCCAcgtgtttgataaaatttccAGTCCAAACCTCTTCTCTTGGAACACCATTCTTTCAGCTTACTCCAAGTCTGGGGACATTAGAAAGATGGAAGAGATATTTGGTTTGATCCCAAGAAAAGATGGGGTTTCCTGGAACTTGATTATTTCGGGGTATATAAAGTTCGGATTGACTGAGAAAGCGTTGGAGACTTATAAACTGATGCTAAGATACGGGTCTGAGTGTTTGAATAGAATTACATTTTCCACAATTATTGTAATGCTGTCGAACAAGGGCTGGTTTTGTTTGGGCGGAGTTGTTCACGGGCAGGTAGTGAAATGTGGTTTCGATTCGTATGTCTTCGTGGGTAGTCCATTGGTGGATATGTATGCAAAATGTGGCTTAATATGTGAGGCAAAACGTGTGTTTGATGAGTTGCAGGAGAGGAATGTGGTTTTGTGTAATACAATGCTTATGGGATTTCTAAGGTGTGGATTGTTGGAAGAGTCGGAAGTTTTATTCCGAGGTATGCCTGAGAAGGATTCGATTTCTTGGACAACTATGATTACGGGATTGACGCAGAATGGGATGGACGGAGAAGCCATGTATTTATTCCGAGAAATGAGGTTGAAGGGATTGGACATGGATCAGTTTACTTTTGGAAGCATTTTAACTGCCTGTGGAGGCCTCTCGGCTTTAAGAGAAGGGAAACAGATTCATGCTTATGTTTCTAGAACTGACCATCTGGATAATGTTTTTGTTTCCAGTGCCCTTCTTGATATGTATTCAAAGTGTAGAAACATCAAATATGCAGAGCTATTGTTTGGTAAGATGGGATCCAAGAATGTTGTTTCATGGACTGCTATGTTAGTGGGATATGGTCAGAATGGATGCAGTGAGGATGCTGTTCGGATATTTTGTGAGATGAAACGAAACAATATTGAACCAGACGATTTCACTTTAGGCAGCGTGATAAGCTCATGTGCAAGCCTTGCCAGCTTGGAAGAAGGAGCTCAGTTTCATGTTCAAGCACTAGTCTCAGGCTTGGTTTCCTTTACTACAGTTTCAAATGCTCTTGTGACGCTGTATGGCAAATGTGGGAACATAGAAGAGTCCCAACAATTGTTTGATGAGATGAAATGTAGGGATGAAGTGTCTTGGACTGCCTTGGTGACAGGCTATGCGCAGTTTGGGAAAGCCATTGAAACAATTGATTTATTTGAGAATATGCTAGCTCATGGTCTGCAACCAGATGGTGTTTCTTTTATTGGAGTTCTTTCTGCGTGTGCTAGGGCTGGATCTGTCGAGAAAGGTCTCCAATATTTTTCATTAATGACTGAAAAGTATGGGATTCGGCCCTTTCTTGACCATTATACTTGTATAATTGATTTATACAGTCGAGCTGGACGATTAGACGAAGCAAAGAACTTTATTCTTCAAATGCCTTGCTCTCCTGATGCAATTGGTTGGTCTACATTACTGAGCTCATGCAGAAATCGTGGAAATTTGGAGCTAGGTAAATGGGCAGCGGAATCTCTTCTCAAACTAGAACCACAAAACCCTGCTGGATATGTATTGCTCGCCAGCATATATGCAGCTAGAGGCAAATGGGATGAGGTGGCACAAATTAGAAAAGGAATGAGAGATAAAGGTGTTAGAAAGGAACCAGGATGTAGTTGGATCAAGTATAACAACAAGGTGCACATTTTTTCTGCTGATGACAAGTCAAGCCCGTTTTCAGATCAGATATATGAAAAGTTGAAATATTTGAATGATAGAATGACAGAGGAGGGATACGTGCCAGATATGAGATCTATTTTGCACCATGTAGAGGAGTCCGAAAAACTAAAGATGCTCAACCATCATAGCGAAAAGCTTGCTATTGCATTTGGTTTAATTTTTATCCCTCCTGGACTGCCCGTAAAAGTGGTAAAAAACCTTCGCGTATGTAACGATTGCCACAATGCAAACTAA